A region of Paenibacillus thiaminolyticus DNA encodes the following proteins:
- a CDS encoding alpha-amylase family glycosyl hydrolase, with protein sequence MLGALAAFCLAAVLAAGCASTEPGPGPAPTDSAAGQRADSAAGAAAFALDRAQPAMGKSRGVYYEIFVRSFHDSDGDGIGDLRGVIERLDYLQDLGIKGIWLMPIHPSPSYHGYDVTDYYEVNPEYGTLDDFRALTEAAHERGIEVIIDLVVNHSSSEHPWFKSALGDKNSPYREWYIFADGTRPEESQLGAWGQQAWHGTGANKYVGVFWEGMPDLNLDHPAVRAEMIKIGQFWLKQGADGFRLDAAKHIYEDFQSSVNNPDVVKKNQAWWQEFRRGLNEINPDAYLIGEIWDSASVVGPYLNHALDSGFNFDLAKMLVNAAKLERASTIPSVLSKTYSFFSKQSDGAFVDAPFLTNHDQNRVMSELDGHGERAKMAASLLLTMPGTPYIYYGEEIGMRGVKPDEQIREPMLWSSDSKAAGQTRWQPPKHADGVVPVEEQLKDPSSLLRHYQTMIAWRNEEPLLADGAILPYAGVPNEVLAFIRLNENDQVLVLHNLSVREQTVDLGARPDLPFGEMVRSTKEMAALRDGVVTLPPYSSVLLK encoded by the coding sequence ATGCTGGGCGCCTTGGCTGCGTTCTGTCTGGCGGCGGTGTTAGCCGCGGGATGCGCGTCTACCGAGCCGGGACCGGGACCTGCTCCGACGGATAGCGCGGCGGGCCAACGGGCGGACAGCGCAGCAGGCGCAGCCGCCTTTGCCCTGGACCGCGCTCAGCCGGCGATGGGGAAGAGCCGGGGCGTCTATTACGAGATCTTCGTCCGCTCCTTCCACGATTCGGACGGTGACGGCATCGGCGATCTGCGCGGTGTGATCGAACGGCTCGATTATTTGCAGGATCTCGGCATTAAGGGCATCTGGCTGATGCCGATCCATCCGTCACCGAGCTATCACGGATATGATGTCACGGACTACTATGAGGTGAATCCGGAATACGGGACGCTGGATGATTTCCGGGCGTTGACGGAAGCGGCGCATGAGCGCGGCATCGAAGTCATTATCGATCTGGTCGTGAACCATTCGAGCAGCGAGCACCCGTGGTTCAAGTCCGCACTTGGGGACAAGAACAGCCCGTACCGGGAGTGGTATATTTTTGCCGACGGCACCCGCCCGGAGGAATCCCAATTGGGGGCCTGGGGACAGCAGGCATGGCACGGAACGGGCGCCAACAAATATGTCGGGGTTTTCTGGGAAGGAATGCCGGATCTGAATCTGGATCATCCCGCTGTGCGCGCCGAGATGATCAAGATCGGACAATTCTGGCTGAAGCAGGGCGCGGACGGATTCCGTCTCGATGCGGCGAAGCATATCTATGAGGACTTCCAATCGTCTGTCAACAATCCGGACGTGGTGAAGAAGAACCAGGCCTGGTGGCAGGAATTCCGCCGCGGTCTCAATGAGATCAATCCCGATGCATATCTGATCGGGGAGATATGGGATTCCGCGAGCGTCGTCGGGCCATATCTGAATCACGCGCTCGATTCGGGATTCAACTTCGATCTGGCGAAGATGCTGGTCAACGCCGCCAAGCTGGAGCGCGCCTCCACGATCCCGTCAGTGCTAAGCAAGACATACTCCTTCTTCAGCAAGCAATCGGACGGCGCCTTCGTCGACGCCCCGTTCCTGACCAATCATGATCAGAACCGGGTGATGAGCGAACTGGACGGCCATGGGGAACGGGCGAAGATGGCGGCCTCGCTCTTATTAACGATGCCGGGCACTCCATACATCTATTATGGAGAAGAGATCGGGATGCGCGGAGTGAAGCCGGATGAGCAGATTCGCGAGCCGATGCTCTGGTCTTCGGACAGCAAGGCCGCGGGACAGACCCGATGGCAGCCGCCGAAGCATGCGGATGGCGTCGTGCCGGTCGAGGAGCAGCTGAAGGATCCGTCCTCGCTGCTGCGGCATTATCAGACAATGATCGCGTGGCGCAACGAGGAACCGCTGTTGGCCGATGGGGCGATCCTGCCGTATGCAGGCGTGCCGAATGAAGTGCTGGCCTTCATTCGGCTGAATGAGAACGATCAAGTGCTCGTCCTTCATAACTTGTCCGTCCGTGAGCAGACCGTCGACCTCGGTGCCCGCCCGGATCTGCCGTTCGGGGAGATGGTCCGGTCGACGAAGGAGATGGCGGCGCTGCGCGACGGCGTCGTGACGCTGCCGCCTTATAGCTCCGTGCTGTTGAAGTAG
- a CDS encoding GerAB/ArcD/ProY family transporter → MGREQGITTRQAAVFIVNFILGVGILMLPRTAAEKVQTPDIWLSVIIGGLLAMLAGIIIVKLGQYYPGKTFYEYSELIIGKWLSQVINLIVIAYFIATAGNVVRSLAEVTELFLLDGTPRWAIMLSFLWVGLYLILGGLFAIGRLFEIIFPITVIIFVFTAAMSFKVFDIDNLRPVLGSGLTPVLKGVRTTGLSFTGYEIMLILQAYMLRPRQAARAVVFGVSIPILFYVTTVVMVIGALSVEGAVTRAWPTITLIRSFDFPGVFFERYESLLLVIWIMQIFATYVITHYAAAQGVATMLKKEIGPIQYVMLPIVFIVAMLPKNIDDLFRFAGNIGNAGIVLFGVLPAVLLGIVKLRGGKRELDTT, encoded by the coding sequence ATGGGCAGAGAGCAGGGCATCACGACGCGGCAAGCGGCCGTGTTCATCGTGAACTTTATACTTGGGGTCGGCATCTTGATGCTGCCCCGGACGGCGGCAGAGAAGGTGCAGACACCGGATATTTGGCTCTCCGTTATTATCGGCGGCTTGCTGGCGATGCTGGCCGGCATCATTATTGTCAAGCTCGGACAGTATTACCCGGGCAAGACCTTCTATGAATACAGCGAATTGATTATCGGGAAATGGCTCTCCCAAGTCATCAATCTTATTGTCATCGCCTATTTCATCGCTACAGCCGGAAATGTCGTGCGTTCGCTGGCCGAAGTGACGGAATTGTTCCTGCTGGATGGAACCCCGCGGTGGGCGATCATGCTGTCCTTCCTGTGGGTCGGACTGTACCTGATTCTTGGCGGCCTCTTCGCTATTGGCCGATTGTTCGAGATCATTTTTCCAATTACGGTCATAATCTTTGTGTTCACCGCCGCCATGAGCTTCAAAGTATTCGATATCGACAATTTGCGCCCAGTGCTTGGCTCTGGCCTCACGCCCGTACTGAAGGGCGTCAGGACAACGGGACTGTCCTTCACCGGGTATGAGATTATGCTCATTTTGCAGGCTTATATGCTTCGTCCTCGGCAAGCGGCCAGAGCGGTGGTGTTCGGGGTGTCCATTCCGATTCTCTTCTATGTAACGACGGTCGTGATGGTGATCGGGGCGTTGTCGGTAGAAGGCGCTGTAACCCGCGCGTGGCCCACGATTACATTAATCCGGAGCTTTGATTTTCCGGGTGTTTTTTTCGAACGGTATGAATCGCTGTTGCTCGTCATCTGGATTATGCAAATTTTTGCAACGTATGTCATTACGCATTATGCAGCGGCTCAGGGGGTGGCGACCATGCTAAAAAAAGAGATTGGCCCGATACAGTATGTCATGCTCCCGATCGTGTTCATTGTCGCCATGCTGCCGAAAAATATTGACGATCTGTTCCGGTTCGCCGGCAATATCGGGAATGCCGGAATCGTGCTGTTCGGCGTGCTGCCCGCCGTCCTGCTCGGGATCGTGAAGCTGCGGGGTGGGAAGCGTGAGCTGGACACGACATAG
- a CDS encoding sugar ABC transporter permease, producing MNRWRKKTWSVITHILLVLIALFALYPAIWVILSSFRPGTSLFSESLIPDRFTLEHYRQLFIKFPFADWYVNTIKIAVVSMVFSTLFVLLTGYAFSRFRFYGRKGIMSFLFILGMFPSFMSMIAVYILLLNMNLLNKHSALMLVYSAGAAMGYLLVKGYFDTIPKSLEEAARIDGANHLTVFFRIFLPLSRPLIVFLSVTSFAGAFNDFIFAQMVLRTKEKQTLAVGLYSMVSDQFATQFTIFAAGCVLVALPITILFMSMQRFLVEGLTAGADKG from the coding sequence ATGAACCGATGGAGAAAAAAGACTTGGTCCGTCATTACCCATATCCTGCTTGTGCTTATCGCCCTGTTCGCCCTGTATCCGGCAATTTGGGTGATTCTGTCCTCCTTCCGGCCAGGGACATCCTTGTTCAGCGAGTCGCTGATCCCGGATCGGTTCACGCTCGAGCATTACCGTCAGCTGTTCATTAAGTTCCCGTTCGCCGACTGGTACGTTAACACGATCAAAATCGCCGTCGTCTCGATGGTCTTCAGCACCTTGTTCGTCCTGTTGACGGGGTATGCCTTCTCGCGCTTCCGCTTCTACGGACGCAAAGGAATCATGAGCTTTCTGTTCATACTCGGCATGTTCCCTTCCTTCATGAGCATGATTGCCGTGTACATTTTACTGCTGAACATGAACCTGCTGAACAAGCACTCGGCCTTGATGCTCGTCTACTCAGCAGGCGCAGCGATGGGGTATTTGCTGGTCAAGGGCTACTTCGACACGATTCCCAAAAGCTTGGAAGAAGCGGCGCGGATCGATGGAGCGAACCATCTTACCGTGTTCTTCCGCATCTTCCTGCCCTTGTCGCGCCCGCTGATCGTCTTCCTCAGCGTGACCTCGTTCGCTGGCGCCTTCAATGACTTCATCTTCGCGCAGATGGTGCTGCGCACGAAGGAGAAGCAGACGCTGGCAGTCGGACTGTACAGCATGGTCAGCGATCAGTTCGCGACGCAGTTCACCATCTTCGCCGCGGGCTGCGTGCTCGTCGCGCTGCCGATCACGATCCTGTTCATGTCGATGCAGCGTTTCCTGGTCGAAGGTCTGACGGCGGGAGCGGATAAGGGATGA
- a CDS encoding Ger(x)C family spore germination protein: protein MSWTRHSWKTSLSCAMIALLVLTAGCWSAKEIEELGMAVATAVDVGEETMLQQGLEQKGGDYPKKNVLMMTFQVVDPGYSTGAGTGSSSKQKNYTNISITGDSLFEMTREIVLSRARPIFGQHHKVIVISDKMARTYSLHRLLDFFLREQKFRPSCLLFISKGEARKTLELKDKTDFPAMRLNGITNNRDRSSRLLPPVSLTKVIPKMNTSSSFLLQNVAAAEGEVKLAGAAVIYGKTGKLIGFLDEEELEAVNWLTGKVKGGILKSHDKRTGEVIAYEIMSLKSHIRSRIDKGKIAFDIQIESEGRLGEQWSGEGNNFDPRYLHQVEADTAGQMKRRIGEMLHKVQKEYRADVLGLGDYVRIHYPRMWVKWKQDWDDIFADADIRYNLKLEVKEFGTTSIQAK from the coding sequence GTGAGCTGGACACGACATAGTTGGAAGACCTCGCTGTCATGTGCGATGATTGCGCTGCTCGTCCTGACGGCCGGCTGCTGGAGCGCAAAGGAGATCGAGGAGTTGGGAATGGCGGTCGCAACCGCAGTGGATGTGGGCGAGGAGACGATGCTGCAGCAGGGTCTGGAGCAAAAAGGCGGCGATTATCCGAAGAAGAACGTGCTGATGATGACCTTTCAGGTCGTCGATCCCGGCTACAGCACGGGCGCGGGGACAGGCTCCTCCAGCAAGCAGAAAAATTACACCAATATCTCAATAACGGGAGACTCGCTTTTTGAGATGACGCGGGAAATCGTATTGAGCCGCGCCCGTCCGATTTTCGGCCAGCATCATAAGGTCATCGTGATCAGCGATAAGATGGCGCGGACTTACAGCCTTCATAGGCTGCTGGACTTTTTCCTGCGGGAGCAGAAGTTCCGGCCGAGCTGCCTCCTCTTCATCAGCAAGGGAGAGGCCCGCAAGACGCTAGAGCTCAAAGACAAAACGGATTTCCCGGCCATGCGGCTGAACGGCATCACTAACAACCGGGACCGTAGCAGCCGGCTGCTGCCACCGGTGTCGTTGACGAAGGTCATCCCCAAGATGAATACGTCGTCCAGCTTCCTGCTGCAGAATGTCGCTGCGGCGGAAGGGGAAGTCAAGCTAGCCGGGGCGGCGGTCATCTATGGCAAGACGGGCAAGCTGATCGGATTTCTTGATGAGGAGGAACTGGAGGCCGTTAACTGGCTCACCGGGAAAGTAAAAGGAGGAATCCTCAAGTCTCATGACAAGCGGACTGGAGAGGTTATCGCCTACGAAATTATGTCGCTCAAGAGCCATATCCGTTCTCGCATCGACAAGGGCAAGATTGCATTCGATATTCAGATCGAATCTGAAGGCCGGCTTGGCGAACAGTGGTCTGGCGAAGGCAACAATTTCGACCCCCGGTATCTTCATCAGGTCGAGGCGGATACGGCCGGGCAGATGAAGAGGCGAATCGGCGAGATGCTGCACAAGGTGCAGAAGGAGTACCGGGCCGACGTTCTCGGCCTGGGCGATTATGTCCGCATTCATTATCCTCGCATGTGGGTAAAGTGGAAGCAGGATTGGGATGACATCTTCGCGGATGCCGACATCCGGTACAATCTGAAGCTGGAGGTAAAGGAGTTCGGCACGACGAGCATCCAGGCAAAGTAA
- a CDS encoding sugar ABC transporter permease, translating to MNRHRGIAAVLSAVIMGAGQIYNRQLGKGLVLLAMYAGGLYFAVMNLGHALWGLATLGERKQELKLVGKVYQRVAGDHSIFLLIEGLIIVFVVIVFIMLYIYNIRDAYRNGALREAGGRPHTFVESLKHVFEKNFAQLILFPPLLFVFFFSVLPLIFNILIAFTNYSSPKNLPPANLVDWVGLSTFKDLFALSAWAKTFYGVFSWTVVWAILSTVTTFFGGFAVALLVQQPITRFKAMWRTLYMLPFAIPGFVSLLIMRNMFNAQFGPVNQYLRWLGLEGPNWLSDPVWAKVTILLVNLWLGFPVSMLLIIGILTTIPRDLYEAAEVDGASPFQKFRKITFPSVMFSLAPILIGQFAGNFNNFNVIYLMTNGRPANSDYQFAGETDILITWLYNLSINNGKYNFAAVVSIIIFVILATISLWNFRRTRSFREEDVYR from the coding sequence ATGAACAGACACCGCGGCATCGCCGCCGTGCTATCCGCCGTTATTATGGGCGCTGGTCAGATCTACAATCGGCAGTTGGGTAAAGGCCTCGTTCTCCTGGCCATGTATGCCGGAGGCTTGTATTTCGCCGTTATGAATCTCGGGCATGCATTATGGGGTCTGGCTACGCTTGGGGAACGGAAGCAGGAGCTGAAGCTGGTCGGCAAAGTGTATCAACGGGTTGCCGGCGATCACTCGATCTTTCTGCTGATTGAGGGACTCATTATCGTATTCGTCGTCATCGTCTTCATCATGCTCTATATTTACAACATTCGGGATGCCTACCGGAACGGGGCCCTGAGGGAAGCCGGCGGACGCCCGCATACGTTCGTGGAATCGTTGAAGCATGTGTTCGAGAAAAATTTTGCGCAGCTGATTTTGTTCCCGCCGCTCTTGTTCGTGTTTTTCTTCAGCGTGCTGCCGCTTATATTCAATATCTTGATTGCCTTCACGAACTATTCTTCGCCGAAAAATCTGCCCCCCGCGAATCTGGTGGATTGGGTCGGGTTATCGACCTTCAAAGATTTGTTCGCGCTCAGCGCCTGGGCCAAAACGTTCTACGGCGTCTTCTCCTGGACGGTCGTATGGGCCATTCTGTCCACCGTGACGACGTTCTTCGGCGGCTTCGCGGTCGCCTTGCTCGTGCAGCAGCCAATTACGCGCTTCAAGGCGATGTGGCGCACGCTGTATATGCTGCCGTTCGCGATTCCGGGCTTCGTCTCCCTGCTCATTATGCGTAATATGTTCAACGCGCAGTTCGGGCCGGTGAACCAGTATTTGCGCTGGCTCGGGCTGGAGGGCCCGAATTGGCTCTCTGATCCGGTCTGGGCGAAGGTGACGATTCTGCTCGTCAATCTATGGCTCGGGTTCCCGGTGTCCATGCTGCTCATCATCGGGATACTGACGACGATTCCGCGGGATTTGTACGAGGCGGCCGAAGTCGACGGGGCATCGCCGTTCCAGAAGTTCCGCAAGATTACGTTCCCGAGCGTCATGTTCTCGCTTGCGCCGATTCTGATCGGCCAGTTCGCCGGGAACTTCAACAACTTCAATGTCATCTATTTGATGACGAACGGGCGGCCGGCCAATAGCGACTACCAATTTGCCGGCGAGACGGATATTTTGATTACATGGCTGTACAATTTGTCGATTAACAACGGCAAGTACAATTTCGCTGCGGTCGTCAGCATTATCATCTTTGTCATTCTCGCTACGATCTCATTGTGGAATTTCCGGCGCACGCGCTCGTTCCGAGAGGAGGATGTTTACCGATGA
- a CDS encoding LacI family DNA-binding transcriptional regulator encodes MSVTIIDVAKQAGVSPSTVSRVLSNHPRISAKTAQRVREVMADLGYHPNVMAKSLVSKVSNTIAVLLHRPAEELFLNLFFSEVMRGLVTQASRAGFDLLMTTGATEQEELEAITRLVKGKRVDGVILLYSRRNDPIVSFLEELQFPFVLIGRSEEHPDILSVNNDNVQAAYDATRHLIDQGHRRIGFVSGPSNLMISKDRMAGYQAALKEAGMEGRPEWIVEGEFLQESGYRAMSFFMSLPERPTALVAIDDVVAFGVLRGLMELGYRVPDDLSLVSFNNIPLSELATPPITSVDIGIYQLGYTASQTLIRSIKGEPMQQRLIIPHRLIVRESSLRMIKE; translated from the coding sequence ATGTCCGTAACAATCATCGATGTCGCCAAGCAAGCGGGAGTCTCTCCTTCGACGGTATCGCGAGTATTATCCAACCACCCCCGTATCAGTGCCAAAACGGCACAGCGGGTGCGCGAAGTGATGGCTGATCTCGGCTATCATCCGAACGTGATGGCGAAGAGCCTGGTCTCCAAAGTAAGCAATACGATCGCCGTGCTGCTTCACCGGCCGGCGGAGGAATTATTTCTGAACCTGTTCTTCTCCGAAGTGATGCGCGGCTTGGTCACGCAAGCGAGCCGCGCGGGCTTCGATCTGCTGATGACGACGGGAGCGACGGAGCAGGAGGAGCTTGAAGCCATAACCCGGCTGGTCAAGGGCAAGCGGGTTGACGGGGTCATCCTGCTCTATTCCCGGCGCAACGACCCGATCGTGTCGTTCCTGGAGGAGCTGCAATTTCCATTCGTCCTTATCGGGCGGAGCGAGGAGCACCCGGATATTTTGTCCGTCAATAATGATAATGTGCAGGCCGCCTATGACGCGACCCGCCATCTAATCGATCAGGGGCACCGCCGCATCGGCTTCGTAAGCGGTCCTTCCAATCTGATGATTTCGAAGGATCGGATGGCAGGATATCAAGCCGCGCTTAAGGAGGCGGGCATGGAAGGCCGGCCGGAATGGATTGTGGAAGGCGAGTTCCTGCAGGAGAGCGGTTACCGGGCCATGTCGTTCTTCATGAGCCTGCCGGAGCGCCCAACCGCTCTGGTCGCTATCGACGATGTGGTCGCCTTCGGCGTGCTGCGGGGGTTGATGGAGCTTGGCTACCGCGTGCCGGATGATCTGAGCCTCGTCAGCTTCAACAATATCCCGCTGTCCGAGCTGGCGACGCCGCCGATTACCTCGGTAGATATCGGCATCTACCAGTTAGGCTATACTGCATCCCAGACGCTTATCCGGTCGATCAAGGGCGAACCGATGCAGCAGCGGCTCATCATTCCCCATCGGTTGATTGTGCGCGAATCCTCTTTGCGGATGATTAAGGAATAA
- a CDS encoding SWIM zinc finger family protein: MRLSQLGLSVKTFNRVTEQMKRRFRYATLEQGWRYYRKQAVLDMTAEEQAGGGAEPVQWIAAEVYETKRYRVRFNCTAVKRSECTCPEEGGCKHMAAVYFQLCDELGKKPELYLAEFRQVYIEEERQRMVLRKRAEHKAELERRKKAWQMSLSPSAPAQEWHDFFQRKYSKPFTDYHSPVTDIAAWAQNELYREGDRFPKEVVPLYRMHVLLFLLRQLSIRYGQGSSRSYPGRDAPAEETVRPYMEELRRLAESYDLSATPAPYVQHIAALGEIAEAVALSEEESAVDGLDVLALLWSTVLNRPDWMEEAHRRLERMLVPVSSLRPRRRDAIRVALVHLEVLLGREAEAVKRLSELTYHNDPGRYWGYLSEHERSGRYDRIVYWLGALAPLIRQSGQSADLEQYWEFWKRVYERMPGKDGLESLVLSLLPGIYPYLSSFLLEQARYRDWAEIQLLQRISPAEIAAGELEAMERAAPELLLPLFHQAIERHIEERTKEHYREAAGLLQRLKPLYEACGAAGTWELFMERFTARYARLRALHKELREGALLT; the protein is encoded by the coding sequence GTGCGCTTGTCACAACTGGGATTATCCGTTAAGACATTCAACCGTGTCACCGAGCAGATGAAGCGCCGTTTTCGCTACGCTACTTTGGAACAGGGCTGGCGCTACTATCGCAAGCAAGCCGTGCTGGATATGACGGCGGAAGAACAGGCCGGCGGCGGGGCGGAGCCGGTTCAGTGGATAGCGGCCGAGGTGTATGAGACGAAGCGCTACCGTGTCCGGTTCAACTGCACCGCCGTCAAGCGGAGCGAGTGCACCTGCCCGGAGGAGGGCGGCTGCAAACATATGGCCGCCGTCTATTTTCAGCTGTGTGACGAGTTGGGGAAGAAGCCGGAATTGTATCTGGCGGAATTCCGCCAGGTCTATATCGAAGAAGAACGCCAACGCATGGTGCTGCGCAAGCGGGCGGAGCATAAGGCGGAGCTCGAGCGGCGGAAGAAGGCTTGGCAGATGAGTCTGTCCCCATCGGCTCCGGCGCAAGAATGGCATGATTTTTTTCAGCGAAAATATAGCAAGCCCTTCACCGATTACCATTCTCCTGTGACCGATATCGCGGCCTGGGCGCAAAATGAATTGTACCGCGAGGGAGATCGCTTTCCCAAGGAGGTTGTTCCGTTGTACCGCATGCATGTTCTGCTTTTCTTGCTGCGGCAGCTGTCCATCCGGTACGGCCAGGGCAGCTCCCGGAGCTATCCGGGGAGGGACGCTCCGGCCGAGGAGACGGTTCGGCCCTATATGGAGGAGCTGCGGCGGCTGGCGGAGTCTTACGACCTGTCCGCTACGCCTGCGCCTTACGTGCAGCATATAGCCGCCCTGGGCGAGATAGCGGAAGCGGTGGCCTTGTCGGAAGAGGAATCGGCGGTCGACGGGCTGGACGTGCTCGCCTTGCTCTGGTCGACGGTATTGAACCGTCCGGACTGGATGGAGGAGGCGCACCGCAGGCTGGAGCGGATGCTTGTCCCCGTCTCTTCGCTGCGTCCGCGGCGCCGGGACGCAATCCGGGTGGCGCTGGTCCATTTGGAGGTGCTGCTCGGACGCGAAGCCGAGGCGGTGAAGCGGCTGAGCGAGCTGACCTATCACAACGATCCTGGCCGGTACTGGGGATACCTGAGCGAGCATGAGCGCTCCGGGCGCTATGATCGGATTGTCTATTGGCTGGGCGCCCTCGCTCCCCTTATCCGGCAGTCCGGCCAGAGCGCCGATCTGGAGCAATATTGGGAATTTTGGAAGCGGGTCTACGAACGGATGCCCGGCAAGGACGGTCTGGAATCGCTCGTCCTGTCCCTCCTGCCTGGCATTTACCCGTACTTGTCTTCCTTTTTGCTGGAGCAGGCGCGGTACCGCGATTGGGCGGAAATTCAGCTGCTGCAGCGGATCTCGCCAGCCGAGATCGCCGCTGGCGAACTGGAAGCGATGGAGCGCGCCGCCCCGGAGCTGCTGCTGCCGTTGTTCCATCAGGCGATTGAACGGCATATCGAGGAACGGACGAAGGAGCATTACCGCGAGGCTGCGGGCTTGCTTCAGCGGTTGAAGCCGCTCTATGAAGCCTGCGGCGCGGCCGGGACGTGGGAGCTGTTCATGGAGCGGTTCACGGCCCGCTATGCGCGCTTGCGGGCGCTGCACAAAGAGTTACGAGAAGGAGCGCTCTTGACATGA
- a CDS encoding spore germination protein yields MWNAIVSYFPSWEIWLQAVIGLCVPYGISLAVSKSRHPNRDQSEQEDGITDQPAQFAGDLRADMALVQNQFSHQSDVSMRAFCLGKTSQQAAVFFVNGISDKDLIETHILKSLMGDLAQMESGSEASGPPYSKTFIVEHVLAVSTVKEADTLDQAASELLRGNTVLLIEHYPGALILSTKKEITRGIEEPPSELMVRGPRLGFNESIDENSALLRQHGDNENLVLARIRVGKRIQKDLLITYISDIADPDLVREVMARIKRLDMGDIQDTGYIEQIVEDNFLSPFPQVQSTERVDRVLAALLEGRVALMLDGTPFALIVPVTFHMLLQSPEDYYERWMPATLLRILRYFAAFISMFAPSLYISFISFHQGLIPTKLALSIAETRSGVPFPALIEALIMEVALEILREAGLRLPKPIGQTIGIVGGLVIGEAAVRAGIISPIMIIVVGLTAISSFAIPQYNAGITLRMLRFAAMFFAAVFGLYGVVLFFLALCSHMVKLKSFGIPYVSPAAPYQIQDWKDFLVRAPLRWMTRRPKMLHVLDKKRKKQQEE; encoded by the coding sequence ATGTGGAATGCGATAGTGTCCTATTTTCCAAGCTGGGAAATATGGCTGCAGGCCGTAATCGGGCTGTGCGTGCCCTATGGAATCTCCCTGGCCGTAAGCAAGAGCAGGCATCCGAATCGGGATCAATCAGAGCAGGAGGACGGAATAACAGACCAGCCTGCACAGTTTGCCGGGGATCTGCGTGCCGATATGGCGCTGGTTCAGAATCAATTCAGTCATCAGAGCGATGTTTCCATGCGCGCATTTTGTCTCGGCAAGACAAGCCAGCAGGCGGCGGTTTTTTTCGTCAACGGCATTTCTGATAAGGATTTAATTGAAACTCATATATTGAAATCGCTCATGGGCGATTTGGCGCAGATGGAGAGCGGATCGGAAGCCTCCGGCCCGCCGTACTCCAAGACCTTTATTGTGGAGCATGTGCTGGCAGTCAGTACGGTGAAGGAAGCAGACACCTTGGACCAGGCCGCCTCCGAGCTGCTGCGGGGCAATACCGTGCTGCTGATCGAACATTATCCGGGCGCCCTCATTCTGTCGACGAAAAAAGAAATTACGCGGGGCATAGAGGAGCCGCCGTCCGAATTAATGGTGCGGGGACCCCGTCTTGGCTTCAATGAGAGTATTGACGAGAATTCCGCTCTGCTGCGGCAGCATGGCGACAACGAGAATCTGGTTCTTGCCCGGATCCGCGTCGGCAAGCGAATTCAGAAGGACCTGCTAATCACCTATATTTCCGATATTGCCGATCCCGATCTTGTGCGCGAGGTGATGGCAAGAATCAAGCGTCTGGATATGGGTGATATTCAGGATACCGGCTATATCGAGCAGATCGTGGAGGACAACTTCCTGTCTCCGTTCCCGCAGGTGCAGAGCACGGAGCGGGTTGACCGCGTGCTCGCCGCCCTGCTGGAAGGGCGTGTGGCGCTTATGTTGGACGGAACCCCGTTCGCCCTCATCGTCCCGGTCACCTTCCATATGCTGCTGCAGAGCCCGGAGGATTATTATGAACGCTGGATGCCCGCCACGCTGCTTCGCATCCTTCGTTATTTCGCGGCATTCATTTCAATGTTCGCTCCATCGTTATATATTTCCTTCATCTCCTTCCACCAGGGCTTGATTCCGACGAAGCTCGCGCTGTCCATTGCCGAGACGCGGTCGGGGGTGCCGTTCCCGGCGCTGATCGAAGCATTGATAATGGAAGTGGCCTTGGAAATCTTGCGGGAAGCCGGTCTCAGGCTGCCGAAGCCGATCGGCCAGACGATCGGCATTGTCGGCGGCCTGGTCATTGGCGAAGCAGCAGTCCGAGCCGGCATCATCAGCCCGATTATGATTATCGTCGTTGGCCTTACCGCGATATCCTCCTTTGCGATCCCGCAGTACAACGCCGGCATCACATTGAGGATGCTTCGCTTCGCGGCCATGTTCTTCGCCGCCGTCTTCGGCCTGTATGGCGTCGTGCTGTTCTTCCTGGCGCTGTGCAGCCATATGGTGAAGCTGAAGAGCTTCGGCATCCCTTATGTGAGCCCTGCGGCGCCCTATCAGATTCAAGATTGGAAGGACTTTCTCGTGCGGGCGCCGCTGCGGTGGATGACCCGCCGGCCGAAGATGTTGCACGTCTTGGATAAGAAACGCAAAAAGCAGCAGGAGGAATGA